A region of the Falco rusticolus isolate bFalRus1 chromosome 6, bFalRus1.pri, whole genome shotgun sequence genome:
cttccccccacgCCCCCCGGGCTGACTGGCGTCCTAAGGCTCCGCGCTGATAAGATGGCAGCAGGCGGTAGAGGCTGGGGGCCCCTCCCGCGGTGGGGGGCCCGGCCCGGTACCCCCTGCCGCCTCCACGGGCTGGTGCGTTTCAGGGGAGGCGTTTCCCCGGGCGAGGAGGCCATGAGGTAGCACCCGGTAATAACGTATATAATAGCAGCAAGGTAGCATTTCTGTCACTGGGCGCTACCCGTCGGTAGTATGTGTAGTAGAAATAACAACTCGGTCTCAGCGGCGTGACAAGGCCGTTGGCTGTCCCTGTAGGGGAGGTTTttgggcagggatggggcacagcGTCCTGGTGCCACTAACCTTGCTCCATCTTTTGCTTGGTGAAGGCTCAAGTGGTCATGGTGTTCTCTAGCAATAATCCATGGGATGCAAAGCTTGAGATCATTTTGAGGTAGGTGCCTGTAGGCTGAAGCTGATGCTGAAGACTTTAATTCCTGCCTGTTTTGCTGAGCAGGCAGGCCTGGGCAGCTTCTCCTGAAACTGGATTCTCTTGTCTGAAGAAATGAGTGACTGGTCATCTTTGAAGAAACTATAAGCTGTATTTCCATGTGCTGtgacctgttttttttccccttgttttatTGTAAATGCCAGTTTTAATGGgtgtttcttccctttttttttgttttttacttttttttttcttccctttgaagGACAAGAAACTAGTCTAGATGCAGTAAGttggaagaaatggaagaaaggaaaatcaagagGAGGAGCCCGAAGTCGTCGACCAGTCACCCTGCTCAGGTTGCTAACTCCAAGAAAAGCTCAGTGCCGGTCAGTAAAAGTACAGCCTTTTCAAATCCTGCACCGCAGCCTGCAGTACAAAAACCAAAGTTAAAACGGTAAGCTTAGGAGCTTCTTGCAAACTCAGTGGAAGTGAGAGCCAGAAACCTGCCAAAGTTCAGACAGTCTAAAGGGTGTTAAGACTGGCTGggacagaataaaaagaaagagattcAGACTTGTGAAAGTTTTGatgatgtgggtttttttagtaaacGGATTTGTGTTTAATGCAATATAACggttatttttcagaaaaggaaggtgcTCAATACCCTTCTTGTAAGCTTTATAAAGTGTTACACAGTGCTGTAGACTCATACCGAAGAGATGATAGCCTGATGTGACTGGTGAAAGACAAGAGTTGGGTGATCAAATATGGCAAATGTGGGCATCATATGGGAGGTGACAGAGCCCCAGATGTACAGCTAtgaggaacaaagaaaatactactTGACTGCAAGTTTGAAACTGACAAGTAGGGCAGGAAACGGAGGATGTAAATTGAAGAGGATGAGCTAGAACTGGAAtttctgggtggtttttttttgggggggggtccTGTCAGTGAGGGCAGCAGTAGGTCCTAGGCCATACTCATGCACAGAGAGAAGCATTTGCCTCTTCAGAAAGTACCATTTTGGAATAATTTGTGTGTTATCGACCACACATCTGTTTCGGTTTGAGAATGTTAATTTTCCTGCATagtagaaaatattatttcttggCTGTGGCAGATACAGTAGATAAATGAGTGAAGAGGGattttaaagtgaaatgttAGCtagggggaggcagcagctgagttTATTGACCTGCATTAGTTGAAGATTAAATACTGAACTGTCGTCGTTAGCACAGATAGTCTGTTTGAAGGATCTGTTAATTGGCTTGATGAATAATGAAATTCTGCAATGTAAAGTctatacattatttttcagggAAGATGTGTTAATATTTTGAGggaaataataaatactgaTGTGCTATAAATTGGTGATTTCTGCAGCTGACCATATAGTTTACTTATGTCTCATTCTGGTATGTACTAGAAGTTAATTTCCGGTAGTCCGCAACATTGGCTAGAGAAGAAAATGCGCTTTTTGCATTAAGTTTTGGAAAAAGACATTCTTGCTCAATTGTTAAGTCAAATTTACCAAGCAGTGGCGATACAGCTTCTTGGAACTTTCCAAGCAAAGCAGTAATTGACATAACAATGTGAGGATGATCTGCTGTTACAATAGTGGAGTAGGAGTATCTAATTCATTTTCACTTAATCTGGAAGAATCCAATGAAATAAGTTTTCCAGATGCAGTAATATGTTGTATTAAACTTCAGATACAAGTGGGAAAAATCAATGACCTTTCTGACATGCAATCCTTTTGGCTATTTCTACTTCAATTTCTAAATTGACTAAGTTAAGCCTAAATTGAGATGAGTTGCTCTGAGCTGAACCAGATATGGTAATTTTTGGACCATTAGTTGTTCTGGCATATAGACTATGTAATTCATACCGTTTATAGACTGCAGAAGCTGTTAGGCTGGAAAAAGAATGATTATTTCCCATAGGAAAGAGAATTTTTGACTTGCAGAATGTGGAAGTATTCAAGGGAAGGTGGGGCTTACTGTGCTGTAAACCCTGTTATCTTCACTAATTAAATAAAGCTTCTTTAATAAGCGTATTTATTTTAAGTACCCCACAGTATTctaagttttgatttttaggtTCAAAACTTTTCACTGAATCAGGTTCTGAACAGAATGATCATaaggctgcagaagcagccatGCCAATGTGGGAGAAAGGCTGCATATGCACGTGGACAGGCAAATTGGGGATGAAAACAGCCCCTTACCTGATTTGTATTAGGTTAGGCTGCAGTCTGTCCGTCTCTGGGTCAAAGATGAAATATGCTGCTTCTCAGTGGTAATTGTGTTTAGCTTCCATATCGATGGCACGTTCATTTGGATTTATAATGGTTATTAATTTTCATCCATGTAGTTTCTGTGGGCAGTGGTGCTCTGAATAAATTGTATGTCTAGAGAAAAATACATGGGATGCAGGAAATTTGACTGCTTTGTTGCAGAGGGAGCTGTAGAGAATTTTTAGCATATTCAACATTTGTTTGGGCATGGACTAGTTATATTTGGTATGTGTTAGAGTACTGGGAGGTTGTGTTTTATGGAGAGTTTCACAAAACTGGGCTGTTACTCAAAGGTGGGAAGAAGCTCTAGAGAAGATTAATCTGGCGGTGTGGTCACCTTCCTGTATAAGCTGTAGCAAGTTTTTAGCCATACTGGCTGCAGTCTATAGGTGTTTGTGACAACAGGAGCATATGATTATTGAgggtttttctttctggcttaAAGAGAGTTTCCAGATGttttcaggattattttatGTAGATAGTGCTCCATGCACTATGTGTCATTGTTGGGTAATGGTCCTCTTCAGATTATTAATATGGCCATTACATACATGTGCTCCACTGAggtttccctccctttcctaTTAGTAGGAAAGCAGATTGTTGGAATCCTTCACTTTGCAGTATCAAACTGTCAAGACAGTGATGATGCTCTTTGTTCTTAAGACTGGGtgttccattttttaatttaaaaagagtGATTGAAgtatatattttccatttgatttttgAAGCCCAGGTGCACACTTACCTGACACTTCAGATTTTTGATGAAAGCGAAAGCAGGAAGtagtctttttgttttaattattttttttcagtgtaataaaagagaaagccaAACCGCCAGGAGGCGAAGCAAaaggggcagaggcagcaccaATCCAGCATTCTTTTCTCACAGATGTATCAGATGTTCAGGAAATGGAAAGGGGACTTCTGAGTCTCCTGAATGACTTCCACTCTGGCAAACTTCAAGCATTTGGTAAATGCATCAATTGTCTGtatacaatcttttttttttatagctacATGATGGTAACATTTGTAAACAAGTGTGCTGTATGGAGAGACTGTCAGTCTGGACTCAGAtgtatgaaaataaagtttaacaTAATTAATagattttactgcatttttaaaattatagtCCTGTTGTAAGGTTGTGAGATTTGGTGTGAGATTATTCAATTGCCATTTCATTGTTCCTACCAGGATGGCTTACCAAAGACAGCACCTTGGTTATGGATTTAAGATCCcaattttaaagccatttatCTATGATAGTATAAGAATAATAAGAATTACTTAGCACCTGATTTTGCTGCTTATTATAGGTAACAAGTTCTGTGGAATCCAATGCAATTGTATTTTGCTTAGCTTACCCTTCTATCTTCTCATCTTACTATTCTTACTACTTCACATTTGATGGAAGcttcagagaaaatataacatttttgctcccttttttccccctacacTGAGTAGAAAGGTGCTTATGTACTTTTGCAGGTTTAGTGTTAGGTCAGCATGTCATGTTAATTCCACACTGATTTTACAAGAGAACCTGAAAAGTCTGTGTTACGTAAAGCATCagttacaaggaaaaaaaaccccaagataaataaaatttagaaagaaGGTTTACTGTGAccatatttaaagtaaaaaacaaacaaacagggtCTTCCTGAATTGGAGAGAAATTCAGGAGTACAGAACAAACTCATATGTTCTAAAAACATGTTAGTAAAGTTCAACACAACATAACACCAGTCAGGATGACAAGCTTCAGTAGTGAAACAGGAAGAAGTCATTGAGAAAGCAGATTAACTTGTAAATTTGATGTTTAAATTCCTCTTGATGTAAAAAGCTGTATCTTTGTACATTCATTTGCTCTCTCAGGTTTCTTTAGATAAAGCTGTTGCTTGTCCTTCTAGGAAATGAATGTTCCATAGAGCAGATGGAGCATGTACGGAGTATGCAGGAGAAACTTGCTCGTCTTAACCTGGAGCTCTATGGGGAGTTGGAAGAACTCCctgaagataaaagaaaactaGCCAGTGACTCCAACCTCGATAGGCTGCTGTCAGATGTAagtgctgggaaagcaggaagTGTGGAACTTTGCTCACAGTACTCGGTTCACTGCTGGGTGGACAGTGATTTATAGCTGAGGAGAACATAGTTCTGAAATGAACAGAGACATAAGCCCTACCCTCATCTTGTTTGTGAGAAAACACGGCACCTTGCCTTCTCTTTATTAGaggctgctgcttgttttgatGAGTGGAACAGTCTTGGCTGTAAAATTTCTGAGGATGTAGGCCTGTTCAGAGATGGCCAGTGTACCAGGGAACTATGATTATTTTCCCTGTGCCTTATTCTTCTACATCTGGGGAAGACCACACATAACAAGGAATTTAGATATGTATATTCCACActttcagtttctccttttctctaaTGTATttccacaaaacccaaaacaaagtCTTCAAATTTCCTGAGATCAGCAAATTTAAACTTACTTTGGGACTTAGCTCTGGGGTAGAATTCAGCACAGGTTTGCGTTGCTTTTTGTAGTAAAATCATACATTTCAGCCCAAACTATTTGGGATTTCCTTCattgttttaatgtatttcatcAGATCAGTGTAACCGTTGCATTTATTTGACTAACGGAACACCATTTCTGattctttctacatttttattgCAGCTAGAAGAACTAAATTCATCTATGTATCCTTTTTCTCAAATGtctattttttctatttgattACAgttaataattatttctttatggTGTCTTTATAGGAATCAAATCGCTTTAATAAcgctttcttttaaattagtGCTGTAATACAGCATGAATTTTAGGTTCTTCTAATACACAAATGACAGAATCCTAACACTTTTAATTACAGGCTGTTTTTTCATGTGGTGATTTATTTAGCTAGCATGTACCACTTTAGACAATGTGTTGACAGTTGGTGGCAAAGCCCATCAGAAGCAGGTCTCTACATGCATCTTGCTGAGACATTCTGGAACAAATATAGATCACAATATCCCTTCTATAGTATTCAGAAGTGTTCTGTCCCATTGGTAAGTGAATCCtagtctttttgttttttctagaaatatgTGCAGCTCTTTATCATTGATTCTACTGTGAACAGCGGACTGacctaattttttatttgtagggTCAGGCAATGGTCAAGTCAAATTCTTCAGCAGAGCTTTAGTAATTGCATAAATGTGCTGTTAGCCCACCCAGCAGATAAATCTGAATGTCTTGGCTTGCCTTTTACAGCATACTTTCGATGCACTAAGAACACAGTTGAGGAGTGTTGCGTTCAGTTTATACTGTGGTCTCGTTATTTCTGATGTTACACACTTTGTTTGCATTGAGGAAGGTGGGACTGAAGATACTGCACTGGTATATACATTCTCTGTGTCTGTGGAAGGTGTTTAAGGCTAGGTCTCAAACGCAAGGGGAATATGGTAACATCATGTAAGTgataaaaataatctgctaTCCCCCTTGGTTCACCAACTAATTCTGGGGGCATGTAATACTTAAGGCTCATTGAGGAAGATTAATCTACTAGTTGACAACTAGCATAGGATTTAATAGAACTGAATTAATCTGGACTGGTGCATACCTGTCCCAGGACTAAGCATAGTTGTGTGTAACACTATCTTGTTTATACCTTATCTCTATGTGAAAATGTTATTCCTTAATGGCTTGCTTCAGCCAAAAACTACATTTAGCAGATGCTCAAGATATTCCAAATAGTGCCACAGGttgaaagaacagctttttcagTTTGGATTCTCccagaagcttttattttgtttttcctgacaGTGGAATCTGGAACAgttgtggggtttggtggtaggtttttttgttttacacaaaCAACAAGAAACCCCAACCACCCCACACAATGAAGAATCAAAAGTGCAAATCcaggtgtttatttttgcatatttctgAGCACTGCATTATGTCAGGACTCAGTATCTAGAGTTCTAAGTAGGTTGTTATGATGCTATGCTTTTTATTATTGCcttatttaatagaaaaattggGGAAACTTGGAAGTACGCTTCTGCTCAATGTTGTTCATATGGGTGAAAATGATATGTATATAAGTTAATTagcatttttccagtttttatcAAGGTAGCAATGATGATGATGCCTTTCTGATCAGTATGTAGACAATCTGCACACTAAATCTTTAGTGTTTTGTTGATCAGCAATGACACAGATTAATTTACtgttaataaattaaaactttttaaatattttgtttagagATACTGCTGTCTGTTCAGCTGTGTTAAGATAAGAGTTCTTGCATGGCCTGAATGTTTGCAGTTTACTTTTCATTACTGTGAATAATTATAAAATGTCACTAAATGAGAACTAGCATGCATACTATCAGTCACATACTGTGAAATTATAAAGCTGGGTAAATCTGTTACTGTTCAATAAATCCAATATATGCAATTTTGTAGTAATTCCTGTGTTACAAAAATTCTGGTATTAATTGGTATCGTCTTTGTGTCCacagtcagagaaaaaaattctttagtGTAAAATCAGGCTAGTTTTAAATCCAAAATGTCTATCCTAGTCCACCAAACTATGCCTTTgattctagattttttttttatattgagGTTTTAGGTAGTATGTTAAGTTTCTATATACTTACTACACAAGGAATGAAATCTTTATTCTTCTATTTGAGAGGTAAACTTTCATTGGACATGTGACCAGGGAACAAAAGATAGCCTCTTGTTTGGCATCTTTGGAGAAGATGTGTCTTCAGCTGCAAGATGTAGTTGTGGATTCCATTGGCTCCAGATCTTTTCTGAATCCCACAGTGTGCTCTGGCTACAAACTTCGGTGAGGCAGGGAATAACAAATGTTTGAGGCTATCGGGCAAGTCTCTGATTAACAAACCAGTAGGGATCTCAGTTGGGCTTTTCCTTTAGGATGCTGTTGTTCTTTACAGGATTTATTTCCCTTATTGTTGAGATTCTCTAGGAGTTTTGCATGCTTGTAAAAGTACCTCAAAGTCCCAGGCTGCTGCTAGGTGTGTACCCATGATAATGTGAAATCCAAAGTTTGCTTAGGAGAACTAGAATACAACATGCTCCTCAAAATGAAGCCaaggttgttggtttttttcccctgctctaACAAATAATTGGGCAGTTAACCTTTTCTGCACAGTCACTTCTCACTGTAGACACTATGGCCTCCTTTCTGTGCAGACTTATGAACATCAAGTGAAAAAGTGGCCTGGTTTAGCCTCATGCCTCAAGATGTGTAAAGGTGTGAGGGTAGTTACAATGGCAAAAGTCACTAGCAGAGCTCATTTATACAAGCAAAGTCACATTCTTGCAGGTCATTTTGATTCAGGAGAGCTATACTCTCACTAGCAACTTAGTGCCAGTGTTGTAATACATGCTGTTctcaaaacatacttttaacCAGTAGTTTTCGTAGTTTAAATGTTCTATGAAAGAGGTAATCTTTTGCCGTGGGCTCTGTCATCTAACTCTTGAGATTTATGACTTAAAACACACTTCAAATAACTTACAAACCTGTTGTCTGTGGGATATCTTCATCTCTAAATTTCAGTAGTAACTTATGCAAGTATGTAACAAAGGTATAATTTGAGATACAGACATAAATAAATTTCTCAAGCATCTGTTTAGAATTTTACAAGAATTAGCACCTATTTCTTCAACCACCATAAGCCCATGGGTAATCGCAAGTCCCAAGGAATGCATTAACTGCAGAtaattaggaaattaaaattctcTTGTCTCCTCCTGGAttcaaatttgcattttctaCACAATTCATTAATGATGTATGCTTATTATCTGTTGGATCCACGCATAAAAGTTTTGTAACAAGGTCTCTGAGAGACTGAGCTTTTCTATGTAGTAATAATCTAATTGCATTTCTAGGCtcttgcaggaaaagaaaaataactactGTAATATATTTGTGGACAGGCTTTTGCACTTACGTACTTTCATAAGTGGCTGCAGAAAATGAACTCCTTTTCTGTTATCTTGTTTCCTGAAGAGTTGTTTATGGAGATGAAAGTGTATTAACATTGAGTGTTTCCCAGCCTGAACTCACACTGATAAAAGGATATGGTGTTTGAAAGAAGATGCTCTTTCCTGCATCACTGATCTAGATTATCTCACTCCAAGAATCATCTGTGTAACCTCGGtgaactaaaaaagaaaataaaaatcaggaagaaaagctaACAGGAAAATATCCAAGAAAAGAGGATTCCGAAGAGATGAGAGTCAGTGGTATTACCTGCCTCTTTCTTCAAAAACAGCAAGACAAGTGATTAAGGCAGGCAtcttttgttcagaaaatatactgaactctgaaaatAAGTTTCAACATAAATAGGTAaggactgatttatttttttccccagtaagtTTATTAAAGTGGCCAATTTATACAAATGGTAACACACCCATGCTGAGTTGTGTCTTGAAATTCTCATTtgtgtaaaggaaaataaatatatttatcaagGTCTACTGACCCAATTCTCTTAGTGTTCCGCAGGTTGTGTTTTGCAACTATAGTAACACAAAGGTACAAGGACTAAAGGCTTAAgagcaaagttaaaaaaaacccaaaacccagcaacaaaAGCCTAGTTAAATTTGAGTCATGACCTTTAGTTCAATCAGTTAAGAAACAGGGCATATTTACTGTGGACTTCAAGGGCACCTTAGAGCCTTATAGACTTCACAACTATGTCACCttctttgtatttgtatttaatattgcTTGCTAACGCCTGTTCAGTATCCCTGATGGTCCCAATTCATCATGGTTATGTTGCAGTTCAGAGTCTTTAACCTTTAATGCGGTGTACACAGGGAGTCTGAAGCATCAGTGTATGATGCTTAGTGTTTGTCATATGCTTCAACTCTTGAAACATTATATATTTACTTCTAGTTCTAGTCATTACAGAAACTTAAAAATGCTACCTCACTGTCCTCACCTAGAGAATTGAgtatgacttctttttttttatttcttcaaacaCAGGTTAGTGATTTTTCCAGGAGTTACACTCTATGAACTTTCACATAAAAGAATGAAGGAAATTACACATTTCCCATAAAAGGCAATAAACTCCAACTCTTGCCCTAGGACAGAAGCAGACCTGGGAACGCTTTGTCCACATAATGTCTCAGGCTTCTTAGGAGAAATCTTCACTCTTGTTTTCACATGGATAACTTCCCCTACTGTTGTTCCTTTCTGTAAATACCAACTATTGTAGGTATAACAGGTGTGTTGAGGGCgcttttttctaaagcagagcTTACTTAACACAGGGAAGCTGGGCACAGACCGCACTCCTTAAATATGAAGATGGCAGCCAAATTTGGCCTAGACTCTCACAATACACGTAAGGAAGTTAGCAGGCTTACTGTGTGTTAGGGTTGTTTCTTCTAAATGCGCTTGCGTCTCATCACTCCTCATGCAATTGAATCTGGCACATCCTGTCACATACATGAATGTGTTCTGTCTACATGCAGACCCTGAGTTCAGAGACTCTTTAGGATTACTATCAGAGAATGTATTTTAGCCATAATACTGGAagtttgttcctttttaattaaaaatgaaaaataattacatgcaCTGTTAGTGGATTATACCTTGTGCATCTCACTATTGTTGTCACAAAACATGGGCTTTATCACAACCCTCTTTTCTCACTATAAAAATTACCATATTTAATATGAATGAGTACATACTGAACCCTGAATTGACAGCAGCACTGTACATGGGGAGAAGATGGTGTTATTAGACCTGCATCAATAGAGCAGAGAAATCAAAAACACAGTTCTGGGCTTCAGCTAGCTGAGAGCGAGGAGTTGTTAGGGTGAATGCAAACAAGCTGCAGATCAGCTGGCATGTTTTAATTTGTAGGTGCCAACCTAGAAAGACTTCACGGTAGTTGCATGTTTGCTTCTTTACTCTTGAGAATACAACACTTGCTATACCgtattttataatttctttgaaattgtTAAAAgcttgcaggaagaaaatactgctgcaaaTCACACCCTTTCAACTGCTTTCGAAGAAacaaaggatatatttttttttaatctagcagcagaaaaactgaTTGTATCgccatctttaaaaaacaatactTCAAATATTCAAACTACTGGATGTAATTTCAACACAAAATATAAAGCAATTCTCAGAATTAAATGATTGATAAGGGTAACAGTATACTGCATGTAAGAAACAGTatcaaaaatgcaaatatctgTGCTCACGTGATTTGGCTTTTGGTGCACAAACACCTTGATGGAGGAGCTCAGGTTCTCTCTTCATCCTAATTAACTAGCTGACACATCTTTGCCTTCTGATGCAGCAGTGATTATTGCCTTCTGCACCAGAAGCACTTGCAGTAGATGCACTGTAAATTCAATGTCTTTAATTTAGTGCAAACCATGAGGATTTTATCCTAAGAATGCAACAAAGCTCAATTTGGCAAGAGACTTGGTTTCTAAGGCAAGGCAACGTCTTGTTAAGTTCCAGATTGGCCTAAACCAATTACTCTCAGAAGTTCATGGAACTACATCAGCAGATCTAATTTAAACCTACAGCCATGGATTCAGAAAGGCATACAAAGAACAGCAGTCCCCTTAAAGCAGCCTACCATTCAGGAGGTTACTAGTCTGAATGAAAGCCATTTCTTCACTTTTGTCACACACAAACCTACCTTGGGAGAAGATAAAAGTGTGCCAAGTGTGGATttacaaggaaaggaaaacaattaccAGTAATCTTGTACTTCCCAAACATCAAAAAGCGTATTTTTaagctccctgctccccatacagcagcagcactggaaaaggcTTTCTCTGCCATCAAACCCACTAAGACATGgtatgaaaataaacaagagtGGCTGAACTGCTAAGTTTATAAATCTGCAATCCCACGTTATTAGGTAATGAAGTTGGGGTTTCTGCCAGAAAAGCTGGGCTTTCaatagcaaatgaaaaacatgtttcaatAGAACACACTACTACTTCTGTAAATGTACTTAGCCAAGGAACTGCTGGTGAGCTGGATCGGGAGTAGAACCACTGCTCCAAAGGCTCTCTTTGGGTAGGGTTTCAAACACTTTCAAGTCTCCAGAATTGTGcgtgctggaaaaaaaatccagcctggcagggctgtaACCTTGCACATTAGGGCACTACTGACTCTTCACTCACTTTCCCTAATGAAAAAGTCTGGTAAATAGTGGCAGGGTGTGCCAgtagattttaaaagcatgaaatatGTTGGGTCTTGAAAAACAACAGcatgcattttcaaaatcaagtttttttccaagtttctcTGTTGAATTaggaatttttttatatatatatatgt
Encoded here:
- the CCDC28A gene encoding coiled-coil domain-containing protein 28A isoform X2, whose protein sequence is MEERKIKRRSPKSSTSHPAQVANSKKSSVPVSKSTAFSNPAPQPAVQKPKLKRVIKEKAKPPGGEAKGAEAAPIQHSFLTDVSDVQEMERGLLSLLNDFHSGKLQAFGNECSIEQMEHVRSMQEKLARLNLELYGELEELPEDKRKLASDSNLDRLLSDLEELNSSIQKLHLADAQDIPNSATG
- the CCDC28A gene encoding coiled-coil domain-containing protein 28A isoform X1, which encodes MEERKIKRRSPKSSTSHPAQVANSKKSSVPVSKSTAFSNPAPQPAVQKPKLKRVIKEKAKPPGGEAKGAEAAPIQHSFLTDVSDVQEMERGLLSLLNDFHSGKLQAFGNECSIEQMEHVRSMQEKLARLNLELYGELEELPEDKRKLASDSNLDRLLSDGEATADTRTKLARELLTSRKSYMQTLEIVKVYFIPRKAASKVTFK